One part of the Prunus persica cultivar Lovell chromosome G5, Prunus_persica_NCBIv2, whole genome shotgun sequence genome encodes these proteins:
- the LOC18776955 gene encoding remorin — protein sequence MSHYSDAQDVEFSTAVAAAAFAIHSNEEARLQYQKGMRKSLQISRTKTLQDAMAGRPSSGEVNRRLSNKEAKNAGEASMRKPVGQDQRTLESAFPSRYPNRASSTRPSTPADGYQNRRGSSTRHNTLETEADAWEKAQIKKIQKRYEKVKSAILAWENEKKMQAKIKMEKRKSELEQRRASNMQHYQIKQTRIDQIAGGARAQMEEKRRNEESKVREKVKRIRSKGKVPVKCFCFTCY from the exons ATGAGTCATTATTCTGATGCACAAGATGTCGAGTTTTCAACTGCAGTTGCAGCAGCTGCATTTGCTATTCACTCCAATGAAGAAGCTAGATTACAGTATCAAAAAGGGATGAGGAAAAGCCTTCAGATCTCAAGGACGAAGACTTTGCAGGATGCCATGGCCGGGCGGCCAAGTTCTGGTGAAGTGAATAGGCGATTATCAAACAAAGAAGCAAAGAATGCTG GTGAAGCTTCAATGAGAAAGCCAGTGGGGCAGGATCAAAGAACATTGGAGAGTGCTTTTCCATCTAGGTATCCGAATCGCGCATCCTCTACAAGGCCTTCAACTCCTGCAGATGGATACCAAAACCGAAGGGGAAGTTCAACAAGACATAATACTCTGGAAACTGAAGCAGATGCTTGGGAGAAAGCTCAGATTAAGAAGATCCAGAAGCG GTATGAGAAAGTGAAATCTGCAATTCTTGCTTGGGAAAATGAGAAGAAGATGCAAGCAAAAATTAAGATGGAGAAGAGAAAG AGTGAATTGGAGCAGAGAAGAGCAAGCAACATGCAACATTACCAAATCAAGCAAACAAGAATTGACCAGATAGCAGGAGGAGCAAGGGCACAaatggaagagaaaagaagaaatgaagagTCCAAGGTGAGAGAAAAGGTTAAAAGGATTAGATCAAAAGGCAAAGTTCCTGTTAAATGTTTCTGCTTCACTTGCTATTAG